Genomic window (Tamandua tetradactyla isolate mTamTet1 chromosome 3, mTamTet1.pri, whole genome shotgun sequence):
CTGTCCCTCCCCTTCTAACCTCATTCTGTCCCTCTTCCTTATCCATCCCAGTTCCTTCTCCGTCACTGCCTACCCACTTCCCTTCTGGTCCATTTCGCTCAAGCTCTGAGTGTCCCAGGGACATGTTCCAGAACAGACGGCAACCCGCACACTTGGGTGCACACTGACTCGGGTGCAGACATGGACACACGTGTCCTCTCAAGCCACGGCTCCCCTTTAGGAATGTAGTGTCCCAGAGCTCTGTTCCCCACGATCCCAGGGTCTCCGCTCTAGGTCTGGGACCTGTTCCCTTCTGTGGGTCCCCCACCTTTTACCCCATCTCATGCCTCATCCACTCATGGCCAGCGTCTCACTCCCACCCTTATCTCTGCTTCTTTCTCCCCtggcctctctgtctctattTCTGCTGGGTTGGCATCTCTaccatttctctctccttctctttctgtgactttctctgccCTCACCAGCTGCCTTGCTCTGGGGTGAGTCTGTCTGTGTTTCATTCCATCCAGTGATGGGGAGGGTGATTGTGGAGGGTTTaggagaggatggggaggagaATGTGACAGTGGGAACCCAGGTCTGGTCCACCTCTTTCTGGACATAGGGCAGGGATGGGAAGGAGGTGAGACCCCGGGGTTGCCCTGTGATACCGCAGCTGGCAGTGGAGGGGTGAGGAGATGGTGTGCGTGAGGGCTGCGGGATTGGTTCCTGGGATGTGAACATCCCTTGGGACAGGACCTGACCAGCTCCTGAGAGGGACTTAGAGAAGGGGCAGGAATCCCTCCAAATCCTCGGTCAGGTGTTGTCAGCCCCTTGTCAGcattccttcctctcccccagAGAGgactctccaggcctctggccaGGGGCAGGTACCATCCGATTGGAGCAGGATGTCTTCTCAGCCCTGGCGGGGCAGGGCCAGATCTATGTGCACCTCACGGATGGTTTCTGGAGCCAGATCAAGTCTGCAGGGtatgcattgtgtgtgtgtgtgtgtgtgtgtgtgtgtgtgtgtgtaagtgtaaGGAGGGGGGTTCTGATGTGCACAGGTGCCTGCTGGCCCTGAGCCCCTTCCCCATTGTGTGGCCCCTAGCTCAGCACTCTATGCCTCCCGCCTCTATCTGAGCCAGTACCAGTTCACTCATCCAGAACGGCTGGCCAAGCACAACTCAGAGGGTCCACGGATTCGAGGTATGCTCTCTGCCCCCTGAACTGTGGCTCCTCCCTTGATCCCTGAGTTGAAGTCTCAGGCCCCGCTCTTCCTGCTCCGGTACAGTTTGGGGCATTTGTCCCCAACCTGTTTCTTCTGCTTCTAGGGAATGTTTACATCCACCCAGCAGCTAAGGTGGCCACAACCGCTGTGGTGAGTGGTGGGCCCAGTCCCAGGGAGAGTGAGGGTGGCTGCCCGAATGGGGTGGGTGGACACCTGACTTTGGGGTGCTGGTTTCTCTGCTCTGTCACAGCCTGTGGGGTGATCTCTAGCAGTCCCTTTCCCCTTATCTGTCCTGTGGCGGGGGTTAGGGATTGGATATGGGGATCTCCCAAGACGCCCAGGGCCCATGGTGTGTGCTCCTCTCCACAGCTGGGCCCCAATGTCTCCATCGGGGAGGGGGTGACAGTTGGCGAGGGTGTGCGGCTCCGAGAGAGCATCGTCCTCCATGGAGCCACGTTGCAGGTAGGTAGGTGCCTGGGCACCTGCCACAGGGGGTGGTGCCCCAGGAGGCTGAGCAGGGGCCTAGGGATCCCCACCAGAGCGCAGGAGGTGGACCATGTGATCTCTGCGTCTGGCCCCTTCTcactctctcccacccccactcacCCTGCACCCTTCTCTTTGGCAGGAGCACACGTGTGTGCTGCACAGCATTGTGGGCTGGGGGAGCAGCGTGGGGCGCTGGGCCCGCGTGGAGGGTACCCCCAATGACCCCAACCCCAATGACCCCCGAGCCCACATGGACAGCGAGAGCCTCTTCAAGGACGGGAAGCTGCTGCCCGCTATCACCATTCTGGGTACAGCCCCCCGGGGGTTCTGGGCTGTGAGGTCGGAAGAAACCTCCACAGGGGCTGGCCAGGACTCCGTGGGGAGCATTTGctccaaagagagagagacagagagagcgtGTGTGTTTGttcatttagcaaacatttactgaatgcctgctgtgtgccagggccTGTGTGAGTCCCTGGGGGCCTGAGGCCACagatggggagtggggaggcacGATCCCTCCCATGTGGCAGGGACCCCAATTCCCTGGCCCTCGCCTCCCCTCCCATGGTTCCCCCCGCCCTGGTTCCCTCATCTCCCCTTGACCTGCTGCAGGCTGCCGTGTCCGAATCCCTGCCGAGGTTCTCATCCTGAACTCCATTGTCCTGCCACATAAGGAGCTGAGCCGCAGCTTTACCAACCAGATCATCCTCTGAGAGGGGCTCCCAGGAAGGACCTCCAGCTCCTACCTGCGCCCCTGGGGTCTCCTGCCTGGCTGTCCAACAGGGATGGTAGGAGGCCTGGCAGGGCCTTCCAAGGCCCGGAGCAATGTGGGTTGTCGTGGTCTCCCTCCCGGCTCCCTAATAAACCCTGGTGAACCTTGGAGCCAGCGCTGACTCCCGCTTGTGCCTGGGccgggccgggggtgggggcggaAGGGGGGAGCAGCTGAGTCAGGCCCCCCCACATTAGCATTTAAATTGGAGTCGTTGCTGCGGGCTCATGAATAATGAATCTGGAACCCTGGTAAATCTCCCCCTCCCACTGCCTCAGCCTTTGGCTGCTCTGGAGGAAAGGCTCCCAGGCTCCCCGGCCCCTGCCTTCGTCCCTGTCCTTACACTGCTGCCTGCTTGCCCTCCTCCCTGTTCTCCTCACTGGGCCTGGCTTAGGCTCCCATGTGCAAGGATTCCAAAGGGAAGGGTGGGAGATTTCAACGGGAGCAGGGGGTGCACACCGCGGGCCCAGGAAGTGGGACCCCCAGGCCGAGGCTGGATCACCGGCAGCCTGCTCCCCTCATGGGCCGCCGAGCCCTGCCCTGTTTTCCGCTTTGCCAATTCCATCTGCTCCCAGCCTGGCTCCTGGCGGGGCGTGGATTTCTCCTCCTGCCGGAGGTCCTGTGTCTGTCTCCCACTCCCCTGGAAGGCAGGGCCGCACGAGCTGGTGCCACTCTCCCCAGAAGCACAGGGGGGTGCTGTTCTGGGAGGGTCCTTGGGGACGTCTCAGCCCTCCTGTCCACATTCCAGAAACACCAAAGAAACCCACCCCTCTCTCATGTTTGCCCGTGACCCCCATGTGCCCCTCCTGGTgcaccccccccaccacccccccccgCCCTTTCCCCAGCTGTGGGTGCGGAGCTTGGTTGCCAGATGAGCTGGTAATGATCGTAATCTGCTAATTGAGAGGAATCTAATTACCCGAAGAGAATGGGGGGGCAGGGTGTGGGTGGGAGAGAGGAGGGGGTCCTGGCAGCAGGCAAGGGTGGCAGCGGCAGGGTGCCGGGCCTCAGCACCCGGGGTTGGGACAGGGCCCAGGATTTCATAGCTTCGCAGCCTGGCAATTAGGAAGAAGGCGAAGTGGGGCCTGGCCAGCCCCCCTAAGGCCGTGCAGGCTGCTGGGAGCGCGTGGGAAGTGACCTGGGTTTTGGCAGTTCTCCCCTCCACCTCACCTAGCCCCTTTCCTTGCCCTCCTCCTGTCCTTCCTCCAGCCTAGTCTTTGCTGGGGCTGGGAAGGGGGCTTGCAGACGAGGATGGGACTGGGGGTGCTGCCGGCCGTGGTCTggggctcccccccccccccgctccccCCAGTCCTGACCCTTCTGTTCTGAGTGCTTGGCAGAGGCCATGGCAGCTCCATCATAAATatgataatttaattattttctcagCAAAACACCGTGAAATCCAATAAGTCTGTGTCAGGCCCTGGCCCCCGGGACCCCCCTCCCAGGcccagtggggggtggggacatGGTGGGGGTGAGCACTGGAAAGGGAAAGGGTCACAGTTGGAGGTGAGGGGTAACTACTGAAGCGCTTTGTAACGTGCCCCACCCTTCAGGGGAATCACTGTTGTGctttgcgggggtgggggggggcagggtgtTTTGAGAGCGGTGGTTATGCCCCGCTCCTCTCCAGCTGTTGACTGCCTTGGGAGGGGCCTAGGGTCGCATCCGTCCTTGATAGGACAGGTCAGGGCCCATGATGTGGAAAGAGTCCAGCTTCTGGAGGGGAGAGAGCTGGGAGCCCCCCTCTCCACCTCGGGATTCTACACCCAACCTTCGCTGGCCGGGTCGGGGTAGGAGTGCGCTGGCCCCAGGGAAGAGTTGAGGAGGGAGAAACCAGAGGGAACTGGGGTGGGAAGTGGGGGATGAGCAGGGGGAGGGATGCGGGGGAGGGGTGCGTTCCTGCCATTAGCGCTTTTTTCAGTTTCCATAAAAAGATTATTCTGTAAAATCAGTGAGGGGGAGCGAGCTGGGGGCCGGGGAGGGGGTGGGTCCCTGGCACCAAGCTGGATGGGGCGACAGGGAGGAGAGCTAGGGACGGGGACACAGTGTGGAGAGAAATTTGGATGGGCTTCAGGAACCGAGGGGGGAGCCAAGGACGCAGGTGGGGGGAGGCTGGCCAGGACACGCGGGGCTGGAACAGGGGTCTCTTCTGCCTCCTGCCCCTTGGCAGGGCTGCCCAGGGGTTCCCGGGACCACCCCATTTGCCCCCTTCCCCCAGGCAATTAGCAGCCATTTCTGGGGGAGCAGATTGCAGCCCCTTCCCCCTCTCTGGGAAGCAGGCACAGCTGGGGCCCTGCCACATCTGCCGCATCAGCATGGAGCACAGCTGGGTGTGCCCAGGGCCGCCCTCCCCCAAAACACAAAGGGAGAAGGGCGGGCACTGAGGAGAACCCAGACCCCTGAGACAGACAGACTGACACCTCTGCCAACAGACACACGCCTCAAGGCACAGCTACACCCACCAACACACACGCTCCCTCGCGTGCGGAGAGACAGGGGAACTGACAAACACGCAATTACTCTGCCCCGCCTGCCACCtccgctcccctccccccacccctcctccccatcCTTCCCCTCCTGGCTCCCCACCGCCACCACGGCCACCTCTCGAGCACCCCTGGCTCCGACTGGAAGGAGCAGGGCCCCGCCCCAAGCACACCCTTCTGGTAGGGGGGAGGCTTGGAGCGCctgagggcagggggtggggagaggtgccCAGATCCGAGGCCTGCCCCGGAGGGAGCCATCTGCCCTCCCTGCAGAGAACCCCTCTGAACCCCCAGTCCTTGCCACAGCCTGGGCAGGCTGGCTGCGCACCCCGGACTGTTCTCTTTGACTCGCCTGTGTCCCGCCAGCCACCTCAAGGAGGCGCTGGGTCCCTCTGTCTGTTTAGCCCTCCGTGCAGTCGTTCCGGACCGCACCTCCCGTCGCTCCCCACCCAGCACCCACTACCCTGCCTGCAGCCACGCACCCCTTGACTCAGCCCTGCTCCCAGACCTCACGGGGTTGGGGACCCCACCCATGACAGAAAAGAACCCCTCCGCACAACAAGGCCTCCCCGGCACAGAGGACCGGGAATCCCTTTCTCTCCCAGTCGACGACCGCCTCTCGGACCTTAAAGCCGTCCTCATTTTTGCCACTCGTTTCCTTGGCCCTGGTGTCCTGCCCTCAGCCTCCTCCTCCCCGTCCTTCCCCACCCTGTGTCCCACGCCGCACCCCCTCCCCGGGCCCTCCGAGCTTTAATCCCTCCCGCTGCCGCGCTGCCTTATCTACTCCCAGCAGCTTTCACTGCTGCAAagccctctcccctcctcctctggATCCGCTCCCCactccttccccccaccctggTTCTCTCTGCTCCCTGACCACCCGCCCACCCCCAGCCTGTCCCTGCCACTCAGGCCCCCATCGTGCCTCCCGGCCGGCACCACATCTACACCCAGTGCCCTCTGCCCTCTCTCCAGCCTCAGCTCCGAGCTCGCGAGCTGCCCACCCACTCCCACGCTGGCAccttcccatccccaccctccgccgctgcctctcaaaatctggcCTCTCCAGGCCCCGCTGACTTTGTCAGTTTCTGTTCAGCCaggatttttcatattttttctttcttcccgaCCCTCCTTTTTCTGGCCCCCTCCCCAGTTCCTTTGGACACCCCTGGCTTTGGGCCTGGCTCCCTTCAGTGCCGGAGACCCTGAGTGGGGAGGGGGGGTGGAGGTTGGTACAAGCCCCAGGAGAGGGTGCTGGACCGGGCTTGCCCTCAGAGGATGGGCTGAGGGGTGCCGAGCGCTGAGGGGCAATGGGGGGAGGGCCTGGCAGTGGGACGCTAACCGTTTTCAGTTGCCTCAGATCACGTCcgggctgccccccacccccacccccctcgcTGGGACTCTCATTAACCGCTTCTCCTGCCTCGTCCGCGGCATAAATAACCCAGATAAATCAGCCGCCGTCCGCCCCCCGCCCCTCGGCCCCCGCACAGCCCGTTTGTCACCGCCGCTCGCTCACCAGCCAGGCCTGGCCCAGCCCCGGCCTCGGCCCCCCCATCCTGGTCCCTTTCCACCCACGTCTGTCCCACACTGGCTCATCCCCTTGTCCGCACCAGGACCTAGCCTGGCACAGGTGTCTGTGCTGGGGAGGGTGTCAAGGGGGTGTCCCCGGGGAGCAGGGGAGGCTGGGGACTGTCTCTATGGGAAAATGCTGTCTAGGAGTTTGGGGATCATATTGTTTCTGAAGGAGCCGCGGGGCAGGGAGTCTGGGCCCTCAAATCATGAGGAGGGGCGGATGCAGCTCAGCTTGCCGGGGGCTCTCTGTGCTGGAAGAAGAGGCAAAGCCCCAGAGAGCCAGGATGCAAGAAGGGCCTCGGAGGTTCCCTTGGACCCCCCAAGCTGGGACCTAGGAGGTCTCTGAGTCTCCCTTTGGAGCATTTTGCCCAAATGAAACCTCTAGACACTTTTCCAGGTGCCCTGAGCCACAGCCATACTGTCCGCTCTCTTCACCCTCCTCGCCATCTGCCCCCTTACCCATGCCCTGCTTAGCTGAGCTGTGCAGATGccactccaacctctgcctctCATCCAGCCACTGTTCCCTTTCTCCCTGTCAGGAAGCCGGCTCatcccctggggtgggggtgagggtggagggTGGAAAATTGGACTGTGACATGATCTGGGAAATGGGGACAATTAGAGAGCCGGGGAACCCTGACTGCGGGAAGTGAacgccccccaccccgcctcccGCACTC
Coding sequences:
- the GMPPA gene encoding mannose-1-phosphate guanylyltransferase regulatory subunit alpha isoform X3; its protein translation is MSPLPGSWKLPSRSLTFRYLQEFAPLGTGGGLYHFRDQILAGGPEAFFVLNADVCSDFPLNAMLEAYRCQPHPYLLLGTTANRTQSLNYGCIVENPQTHEVLHYVEKPSTFVSDIINCGIYLFSPEALKPLRDVFQRNQQDGQLEDSPGLWPGAGTIRLEQDVFSALAGQGQIYVHLTDGFWSQIKSAGSALYASRLYLSQYQFTHPERLAKHNSEGPRIRGNVYIHPAAKVATTAVLGPNVSIGEGVTVGEGVRLRESIVLHGATLQEHTCVLHSIVGWGSSVGRWARVEGTPNDPNPNDPRAHMDSESLFKDGKLLPAITILGCRVRIPAEVLILNSIVLPHKELSRSFTNQIIL
- the GMPPA gene encoding mannose-1-phosphate guanylyltransferase regulatory subunit alpha isoform X2, whose protein sequence is MQEILLIGFYQPDEPLTRFLEAAQQEFNLPVRYLQEFAPLGTGGGLYHFRDQILAGGPEAFFVLNADVCSDFPLNAMLEAYRCQPHPYLLLGTTANRTQSLNYGCIVENPQTHEVLHYVEKPSTFVSDIINCGIYLFSPEALKPLRDVFQRNQQDGQLEDSPGLWPGAGTIRLEQDVFSALAGQGQIYVHLTDGFWSQIKSAGSALYASRLYLSQYQFTHPERLAKHNSEGPRIRGNVYIHPAAKVATTAVLGPNVSIGEGVTVGEGVRLRESIVLHGATLQEHTCVLHSIVGWGSSVGRWARVEGTPNDPNPNDPRAHMDSESLFKDGKLLPAITILGCRVRIPAEVLILNSIVLPHKELSRSFTNQIIL
- the GMPPA gene encoding mannose-1-phosphate guanylyltransferase regulatory subunit alpha isoform X1, coding for MLKAVILIGGPQKGTRFRPLSFEVPKPLFPVAGVPMIQHHIEACAQVPGMQEILLIGFYQPDEPLTRFLEAAQQEFNLPVRYLQEFAPLGTGGGLYHFRDQILAGGPEAFFVLNADVCSDFPLNAMLEAYRCQPHPYLLLGTTANRTQSLNYGCIVENPQTHEVLHYVEKPSTFVSDIINCGIYLFSPEALKPLRDVFQRNQQDGQLEDSPGLWPGAGTIRLEQDVFSALAGQGQIYVHLTDGFWSQIKSAGSALYASRLYLSQYQFTHPERLAKHNSEGPRIRGNVYIHPAAKVATTAVLGPNVSIGEGVTVGEGVRLRESIVLHGATLQEHTCVLHSIVGWGSSVGRWARVEGTPNDPNPNDPRAHMDSESLFKDGKLLPAITILGCRVRIPAEVLILNSIVLPHKELSRSFTNQIIL